TGACTGGAGCAGCGATAAGAGCCTTGTTGACAGTGGTTGAAGCAGGATCTTGAACTGGGTCGACTCCAGGTTCATTGGTTTTAATGTCAGCTCTGAAGCCAGCAGCATCAGCCACGTAATTCACAACTCGGACTCTACCATCAGCATCTCTCAATCCATAAGAGCCAACTTTGTTGCCAAAAACATCTCCAGCTTCCTTTCTGAAAGTCCCACCACTAAGGTGACCTTCATTGTATCCGAAATTGTAGTTTCCGATGTTCtgtcgaaaaaatatttgacattaatattttatcttagaGCATAatcttaattacttaaaaaaaagtttgtcgaaaatttttacgaatttttgtttgcacaataaaaaataactgtatattctacaaaaaaacaacaacacgCCTTTTGCATGAAAAGAAACTTCTTGAATATAAATACaggtataattttgtttttaatttttacccaaacgctgtaaaaaattcctgtttttttacatattttctacgtatatttcacttttaaagttgcttttcacaaaacaatttttctctgtttttcacCCTAATTATAAGCGGATCAAAACTGTCCAttcagattataatttttaccatgcATTTGTGCTTACAGTAAGACAAAGCAAGAATTTGGCAAATTTTGTTgatagattaaaaaagaaataggtagagaaattaaatttattgtttaattaatacaatcttgggttcaatttttcattattatcattgaaattatgtattagtcgaaaaatatttgaacaaaatgttaaatttctaatttaagtttaatattattgtcATTAATAATACCATAAGGCCTATCAATGACCTAAgtagttcattaatttttttaaatattgaaagctTATCAACTAGAGCAAATTATAAAGAATGAAAAGCATATAAACTTTTgaactaaataagaaaataggttataaaatgaaattactttaaaaatcaacttACATCTTGAGCTCTATATTGTGTGCTTCCACCTGTGCTAACCAGAGCTGGGGCACCAAGGAGTACTGCAGCTTGGCTGGCAGCAAAAAGAGCAAAGAAGATGATGACCTTTAAAAGGAATGGATTGGTTACATTAAGCAAAACAATGAAGTAATTATcaaaatcatgattttattatatttgtgtaTTAAGTTGTATGATGAAATATGATGATTTGTTACATATgaaaaaagataagtttttcGGAATAGtacttcaaaaacattttttatatatacatataaatatctgatttaaatttttaaattttttatcggtgttaattatccattatttatcaatgttaattatcaattgtttataaattttatttatcaacgTCATTTATCAAacgttttattgaatttatgatACACTAAATgcgtttttctataaatttattaatcaacttcattgttttatttattgctagaTAGAAAACTTGTTACAATAACTtgcaaataatttgataaaatagctgctaaaaggtaaaaataatacttcattttaaaagataaaagtaattctttatatttaatctgaaattgatatcatatttttaactttttgaaataatatttcattcattagtttaatatttatttcgaacTAATAACATTGCTAATGTATGAGTAATAACATTGCCAGTAGTATGAGGGTTGTAGGTAAGAACCCTTTGCCCCCCTTAAATTTAGTTCCTTACgcttgaactaaaatataacttaGTTTTAGGTTAGTACGCTAAaattttgctgctaaaaaaataaaattttttcccgc
This window of the Parasteatoda tepidariorum isolate YZ-2023 chromosome 4, CAS_Ptep_4.0, whole genome shotgun sequence genome carries:
- the LOC122269459 gene encoding cuticle protein 14-like, with product MQVIIFFALFAASQAAVLLGAPALVSTGGSTQYRAQDNIGNYNFGYNEGHLSGGTFRKEAGDVFGNKVGSYGLRDADGRVRVVNYVADAAGFRADIKTNEPGVDPVQDPASTTVNKALIAAPVISSYAAPALAPYAAHSLAHYAAAPAPFAYAAPAHLGHYGLYNPAVNGFYGYHL